From one Butyricimonas faecihominis genomic stretch:
- a CDS encoding RagB/SusD family nutrient uptake outer membrane protein, translating to MKNNLYVWLWGILFICSSCHDFFKESSQDEIKPSTVEDLRSVMYKEAYPYQFASDSYLMLLTDEIQCNGSLNEMYATKHENGTPVFTFNPMMFDGGESFPDDVNSWKVYYEKIMGCNVIIDYIPEVSGTEQEKNALLGQAILLRGFYYLKLAMIYCQAYNAEGVDPKTALGVPLILTMDLTDDYPERSSLETLYGQVEEDLLTVTSLLEENYEPDNVYRVGNIAAYVLLSRFYLFRGSDEDLDKAIQYAQMAIEQGPMLTRLSMLVGTDKSIYDSDASSEVVWCYGGKSFYNSSSPYFFTQSYQEIVPWDVSSQLLGAYGTNDLRDDVYFSTDFVRGTYGSKIGYNSSYGGDHGIRMAEAYLNRAEALTRRFMTKGDENDRVQALNDLNTLRETRYVAGTYVDEEITNAQDLLDFCVNERRLELCMEEGFRWFDIKRFGLSVTHRYIDSEGTEREYVLESNSLLYALPIPYDAMERNYKLKQNPR from the coding sequence ATGAAAAATAACTTATATGTATGGCTTTGGGGAATTTTATTTATCTGTTCTTCTTGTCATGATTTCTTTAAAGAATCAAGTCAAGATGAGATAAAACCGTCTACGGTAGAAGATTTACGCTCCGTGATGTACAAGGAGGCTTATCCTTATCAGTTTGCATCAGATAGTTATTTGATGTTATTGACAGATGAAATACAATGTAATGGTTCTTTGAATGAAATGTATGCAACAAAACATGAAAACGGAACTCCTGTGTTTACTTTTAATCCAATGATGTTTGACGGGGGAGAATCGTTTCCGGATGATGTAAACTCGTGGAAAGTGTATTACGAGAAGATTATGGGATGTAACGTGATTATTGATTATATTCCAGAGGTGTCCGGAACTGAGCAGGAAAAGAATGCGTTACTTGGGCAAGCAATTTTATTACGAGGATTTTATTATTTGAAATTAGCAATGATTTATTGTCAAGCTTATAATGCGGAAGGTGTTGATCCCAAAACGGCATTGGGAGTACCTTTGATATTAACGATGGACTTGACTGATGATTATCCTGAACGATCTTCATTAGAGACCTTGTATGGACAGGTAGAAGAGGATTTGTTAACAGTAACTTCTTTATTAGAAGAAAATTATGAGCCGGATAATGTTTACCGGGTAGGAAATATAGCTGCTTACGTATTACTTTCTCGTTTTTATTTGTTTCGTGGAAGTGATGAAGATTTGGATAAAGCGATTCAGTATGCCCAAATGGCAATAGAACAAGGTCCGATGTTAACACGTTTGTCTATGTTGGTAGGAACAGACAAAAGTATTTATGATAGTGATGCTAGTTCAGAAGTTGTTTGGTGTTATGGGGGTAAATCTTTTTATAATTCTAGTTCTCCCTATTTTTTCACCCAATCTTATCAAGAGATTGTTCCTTGGGATGTATCGTCTCAATTGTTGGGTGCATATGGAACAAATGATTTAAGGGATGATGTTTATTTTAGTACAGACTTTGTTAGAGGAACTTATGGAAGTAAGATCGGTTATAATTCTTCATATGGTGGTGACCACGGTATTCGTATGGCTGAAGCTTATTTAAACCGGGCAGAAGCATTAACCCGTCGTTTCATGACAAAAGGCGATGAAAATGATCGGGTACAGGCATTGAATGATTTGAATACATTGAGAGAGACTAGATATGTTGCCGGGACTTATGTAGATGAAGAGATTACGAATGCGCAGGATTTATTGGATTTTTGTGTGAATGAACGTAGATTGGAGTTATGTATGGAGGAAGGCTTCCGTTGGTTTGATATTAAACGTTTTGGTTTATCTGTGACTCATAGATATATTGATAGTGAAGGAACAGAACGGGAATATGTATTGGAAAGTAACTCTTTATTGTATGCTTTACCTATCCCGTATGATGCAATGGAACGAAATTATAAATTAAAACAAAATCCCAGATAA